In the genome of Oncorhynchus clarkii lewisi isolate Uvic-CL-2024 chromosome 4, UVic_Ocla_1.0, whole genome shotgun sequence, one region contains:
- the LOC139407153 gene encoding zinc finger protein 512 isoform X2 translates to MDDHHHHHHHHQLHHHTQGSMSPSYVPRKRKASQPKQKSGVPLPAIQRMSDMSVMSMIGAPPKNDDPHAQVTQKMKRTYGRKRYEDLQNVSLGSGVEDSTSETSCCSVVSSSLAVANGELPPPPPPSARLPHRLVAKDCWPNQAPDTGRAQGRGQEPPPPSDFAMKKMRRVEVDSGAPSVTNFPPEVRHTGGHVHSSHSIGGVAIQSSHSHPAEPSEEEKSKVFTFTTKKEPPVYPPGSQEERWQLMILGKGRVTCPKCKSVSRKTVEGLKKHMENCRVNPFTCQQCGKQLKSSTGMKYHIMADHNNLPSPDDINGLDDQSMKEKLRKVLKRMGKLKCSKEGCTGSFTSIMGYLYHMKKCGKEESELEKLLLNCQHCGKVYKSKAGLEYHLKSEHAPVPQNVEEDEVKAQREPNPERTPSGRVKRMSAQVAVFHLQEIANDELAKEWPKRKVIGDLVPDDKKLRYARPGLPAFSQEVLRKWKNEVKLQKKVQCPNLGCGSVYTSVSGLKAHLGLCGRGDFEAGKYKCLICKKEFNSESGVKYHINSVHSQDWFAVTSKSKNFKVLKAKTKENNTVDDPIVQHQTLHVFTPVLEPWQDMPIGPPPAVPEPALQANPEAAEGKRRGKGRGKEKDCYDFTGSDHSSSSSSGSSSSDSETEELDGQRHDVDQWALQRPSIIETHPDVAKQHRSNP, encoded by the exons ATGgatgatcatcatcatcaccatcatcatcatcaacttcACCATCACACACAGGGAAGCATGTCACCATCATATGTTCCAAGGAAGAGGAAGGCTTCACAGCCAAAACAAAAAAGTGGTGTTCCACTACCAG CTATCCAGAGGATGTCAGATATGAGTGTGATGAGTATGATTGGTGCTCCACCTAAG AATGATGACCCCCATGCCCAGGTGACTCAAAAAATGAAAAGAACATATGGCAGAAAAAG GTATGAGGATCTGCAGAATGTCTCCCTGGGCTCTGGTGTGGAGGATTCAACCAGTGAGACGTCCTGCTGCTCCGTGGTGTCTTCCAGCCTGGCTGTAGCCAACGGGGAGctgcctccccctccacctccctctgccAGACTGCCTCACAGGCTGGTGGCTAAAGACTGTTGGCCCAACCAAGCTCCAGACACAGGCAGGGCCCAGGGCCGGGGTCAGGAACCACCTCCACCCTCCGATTTTGCCATGAAGAAAATGCGAAGAGTGGAGGTGGACAGCGGAGCACCTTCTGTTACAAATTTCCCTCCGGAAGTGAGACACACAG GTGGACATGTCCATAGCAGTCACTCTATTGGAGGTGTAGCTATCCAGAGCAGTCACAGTCACCCAGCAGAGCCGTCCGAGGAAGAGAAATCTAAAGTCTTCACCTTCACAACCAAGAAAGAACCTCCTGTCTACCCCCCAG GAAGTCAAGAGGAGAGGTGGCAGCTGATGATCCTGGGAAAAGGGCGAGTCACGTGCCCCAAGTGTAAAAGTGTGAGCAGGAAGACTGTGGAGGGACTGAAGAAACATATGGAGAACTGCCGAGTG AATCCCTTCACGTGTCAGCAATGCGGGAAACAACTGAAATCTTCCACTGGAATGAAGTACCACATCATGGCAGACCACAATAACCTG CCCTCGCCAGATGACATAAATGGCCTGGATGACCAGTCCATGAAGGAAAAACTGAGGAAGGTGCTGAAACGGATGGGCAAATTAAAATGCTCGAAAGAG GGCTGTACTGGTAGTTTCACCAGCATCATGGGTTACCTGTACCACATGAAGAAGTGTGGGAAGGAGGAGTCTGAGCTGGAGAAGCTGCTTCTCAACTGCCAACACTGTGGCAAGGTCTACAAGTCTAAGGCAGGCCTGGAGTACCACCTCAAGTCAGAGCACGCACCA GTGCCCCAGAAtgtggaggaggatgaggtgaAGGCCCAGAGAGAGCCCAACCCTGAGAGGACACCCAGCGGCCGGGTCAAACGCATGTCAGCCCAGGTGGCTGTTTTCCACCTACAAGAGATTGCTAATGACGAGCTGGCCAAGGAGTGGCCCAAGAGGAAGGTCATCGGGGACCTGGTCCCCGACGATAAGAAG CTGAGATATGCCCGCCCAGGGCTGCCTGCCTTCAGTCAGGAGGTTCTTCGGAAGTGGAAAAATGAAGTGAAGCTGCAAAAGAAAGTGCAGTGCCCAAACCTG GGCTGTGGCTCGGTGTACACCAGCGTGTCTGGACTGAAGGCTCACCTTGGGCTCTGCGGAAGG GGGGACTTTGAAGCAGGGAAATATAAATGCCTGATCTGTAAGAAAGAGTTCAACTCTGAGAGTGGGGTGAAGTACCACATCAACTCTGTCCACTCCCAG GACTGGTTTGCGGTGACCTCAAAATCCAAGAACTTTAAGGTTCTGAAGGCCAAGACCAAGGAGAACAACACCGTGGACGACCCCATTGTCCAGCACCAGACCCTCCATGTCTTCACCCCTGTCCTGGAGCCCTGGCAGGACATGCCGATTGGACCTCCACCAGCGGTGCCCGAGCCAGCCCTGCAGGCCAACCCTGAGGcagcagagggaaagaggagggggaaggggagagggaaggagaaggactGCTATGACTTCACTGGCAGTGACCACtccagcagtagcagcagcggcaGCTCCAGCAGCGATTCAGAGACAGAGGAGCTTGATGGCCAGAGACACGACGTTGACCAATGGGCACTGCAGAGACCCAGTATCATCGAGACCCACCCCGATGTCGCCAAGCAACACAGAAGCAACCCCTAG
- the LOC139407153 gene encoding uncharacterized protein isoform X1: MDDHHHHHHHHQLHHHTQGSMSPSYVPRKRKASQPKQKSGVPLPAIQRMSDMSVMSMIGAPPKNDDPHAQVTQKMKRTYGRKRYEDLQNVSLGSGVEDSTSETSCCSVVSSSLAVANGELPPPPPPSARLPHRLVAKDCWPNQAPDTGRAQGRGQEPPPPSDFAMKKMRRVEVDSGAPSVTNFPPEVRHTVPVPVGGGHVHSHVHSGHSVGGGHVHSHVQSGHSVGGGHVHSHVQSGHSVGGGHVHSHVQSGHSVGGGHVHSHVQSGHLHGGGHVHSHVQSGHLVGGGHVHSHIHSGHLHGGGHVHSYVQSDHSVGGGHVQSGHSIGGGHVQCNHSIGCGHLQSSYPIGGGLVQSSYSVVGGHVHSSHSIGGVAIQSSHSHPAEPSEEEKSKVFTFTTKKEPPVYPPGSQEERWQLMILGKGRVTCPKCKSVSRKTVEGLKKHMENCRVNPFTCQQCGKQLKSSTGMKYHIMADHNNLPSPDDINGLDDQSMKEKLRKVLKRMGKLKCSKEGCTGSFTSIMGYLYHMKKCGKEESELEKLLLNCQHCGKVYKSKAGLEYHLKSEHAPVPQNVEEDEVKAQREPNPERTPSGRVKRMSAQVAVFHLQEIANDELAKEWPKRKVIGDLVPDDKKLRYARPGLPAFSQEVLRKWKNEVKLQKKVQCPNLGCGSVYTSVSGLKAHLGLCGRGDFEAGKYKCLICKKEFNSESGVKYHINSVHSQDWFAVTSKSKNFKVLKAKTKENNTVDDPIVQHQTLHVFTPVLEPWQDMPIGPPPAVPEPALQANPEAAEGKRRGKGRGKEKDCYDFTGSDHSSSSSSGSSSSDSETEELDGQRHDVDQWALQRPSIIETHPDVAKQHRSNP, translated from the exons ATGgatgatcatcatcatcaccatcatcatcatcaacttcACCATCACACACAGGGAAGCATGTCACCATCATATGTTCCAAGGAAGAGGAAGGCTTCACAGCCAAAACAAAAAAGTGGTGTTCCACTACCAG CTATCCAGAGGATGTCAGATATGAGTGTGATGAGTATGATTGGTGCTCCACCTAAG AATGATGACCCCCATGCCCAGGTGACTCAAAAAATGAAAAGAACATATGGCAGAAAAAG GTATGAGGATCTGCAGAATGTCTCCCTGGGCTCTGGTGTGGAGGATTCAACCAGTGAGACGTCCTGCTGCTCCGTGGTGTCTTCCAGCCTGGCTGTAGCCAACGGGGAGctgcctccccctccacctccctctgccAGACTGCCTCACAGGCTGGTGGCTAAAGACTGTTGGCCCAACCAAGCTCCAGACACAGGCAGGGCCCAGGGCCGGGGTCAGGAACCACCTCCACCCTCCGATTTTGCCATGAAGAAAATGCGAAGAGTGGAGGTGGACAGCGGAGCACCTTCTGTTACAAATTTCCCTCCGGAAGTGAGACACACAG TTCCAGTTCCTGTTGGAGGTGGACATGTCCATAGCCATGTCCATAGCGGTCACTCAGTCGGAGGTGGACATGTCCATAGCCATGTCCAAAGTGGTCACTCAGTCGGAGGTGGACATGTCCATAGCCATGTCCAAAGTGGTCACTCGGTTGGAGGTGGACATGTCCATAGCCATGTCCAAAGTGGTCACTCGGTTGGAGGTGGACATGTCCATAGCCATGTCCAAAGTGGTCACTTACATGGAGGTGGACATGTCCATAGCCATGTCCAAAGTGGTCACTTGGTTGGAGGTGGACATGTCCATAGCCACATCCACAGCGGTCACTTGCATGGAGGTGGACATGTCCATAGCTATGTCCAAAGCGATCACTCGGTTGGAGGTGGACATGTCCAAAGCGGTCACTCGATTGGAGGTGGACATGTCCAGTGCAATCACTCAATTGGATGTGGACATCTCCAGAGCAGTTACCCTATTGGAGGTGGACTTGTCCAGAGCAGTTACTCTGTTGTAGGTGGACATGTCCATAGCAGTCACTCTATTGGAGGTGTAGCTATCCAGAGCAGTCACAGTCACCCAGCAGAGCCGTCCGAGGAAGAGAAATCTAAAGTCTTCACCTTCACAACCAAGAAAGAACCTCCTGTCTACCCCCCAG GAAGTCAAGAGGAGAGGTGGCAGCTGATGATCCTGGGAAAAGGGCGAGTCACGTGCCCCAAGTGTAAAAGTGTGAGCAGGAAGACTGTGGAGGGACTGAAGAAACATATGGAGAACTGCCGAGTG AATCCCTTCACGTGTCAGCAATGCGGGAAACAACTGAAATCTTCCACTGGAATGAAGTACCACATCATGGCAGACCACAATAACCTG CCCTCGCCAGATGACATAAATGGCCTGGATGACCAGTCCATGAAGGAAAAACTGAGGAAGGTGCTGAAACGGATGGGCAAATTAAAATGCTCGAAAGAG GGCTGTACTGGTAGTTTCACCAGCATCATGGGTTACCTGTACCACATGAAGAAGTGTGGGAAGGAGGAGTCTGAGCTGGAGAAGCTGCTTCTCAACTGCCAACACTGTGGCAAGGTCTACAAGTCTAAGGCAGGCCTGGAGTACCACCTCAAGTCAGAGCACGCACCA GTGCCCCAGAAtgtggaggaggatgaggtgaAGGCCCAGAGAGAGCCCAACCCTGAGAGGACACCCAGCGGCCGGGTCAAACGCATGTCAGCCCAGGTGGCTGTTTTCCACCTACAAGAGATTGCTAATGACGAGCTGGCCAAGGAGTGGCCCAAGAGGAAGGTCATCGGGGACCTGGTCCCCGACGATAAGAAG CTGAGATATGCCCGCCCAGGGCTGCCTGCCTTCAGTCAGGAGGTTCTTCGGAAGTGGAAAAATGAAGTGAAGCTGCAAAAGAAAGTGCAGTGCCCAAACCTG GGCTGTGGCTCGGTGTACACCAGCGTGTCTGGACTGAAGGCTCACCTTGGGCTCTGCGGAAGG GGGGACTTTGAAGCAGGGAAATATAAATGCCTGATCTGTAAGAAAGAGTTCAACTCTGAGAGTGGGGTGAAGTACCACATCAACTCTGTCCACTCCCAG GACTGGTTTGCGGTGACCTCAAAATCCAAGAACTTTAAGGTTCTGAAGGCCAAGACCAAGGAGAACAACACCGTGGACGACCCCATTGTCCAGCACCAGACCCTCCATGTCTTCACCCCTGTCCTGGAGCCCTGGCAGGACATGCCGATTGGACCTCCACCAGCGGTGCCCGAGCCAGCCCTGCAGGCCAACCCTGAGGcagcagagggaaagaggagggggaaggggagagggaaggagaaggactGCTATGACTTCACTGGCAGTGACCACtccagcagtagcagcagcggcaGCTCCAGCAGCGATTCAGAGACAGAGGAGCTTGATGGCCAGAGACACGACGTTGACCAATGGGCACTGCAGAGACCCAGTATCATCGAGACCCACCCCGATGTCGCCAAGCAACACAGAAGCAACCCCTAG